Sequence from the Hymenobacter gelipurpurascens genome:
GCCCCAACCGGCATCAAAGGCCTTCATCACCTGGTAGCCGGAGTTGGTGGGCGGCGCGGAGGCCAGCCAGAACGGGTTCGGCGACTTAATCCCAGCAAAGTTTATCGAGAGGTCTGGCATTAGAAAGTCAATTGAGGGAACCGGCCTAGGTCCGCTTCCATGTGTTGTATCGGGCCCGCGGTGCAGCGGGCTACTGGCCTAGCAGGTAGGCGTGGATGCCGCGGGCGGCTACTTTGGCTTCGGCGGCAGCATTTACCACTTCGGCCCCACCGTTGCGCGCGTCGCCGGAGGCAAAGTATTGGGGGTTGGTGGTTTGCCCGGAGTAGGCATCAGCCACTATGCGGCCGTTTCTATCGAGCTCCAGGCCCGGTATGTGGCGCAAGAATGAAACCTGCTTGGCCTGGCCGGTGGCTTTAATGACCATATCGCAGGATTCCACGAATTCGGTTCCTGCCACCACCTGCACCTGCCCATCGAGGGTCTGGGTGCGCACGAACCTGACGCCTTCCACCCGGCCGTTGCCCACAATCTCAATTGGGGCCACGTTGAACAGCCCTTTCACGCCCACGCTGTTGGCCAAGTCATACTCAAAGTCGTAGGCTCCCATCTCGTCTTTGCCGCGCCGGTAGGCCAGGAGCACGTCCTCCGCGCCCAACCGCGCCGATTCCGAAGCCGCATCCATGGCCGTGTTGCCGCCGCCCAGCACAATCACCTTGCGGCCCACGGCTACGCGGTGGTGGTGCTGACGGAGCTGCTCGATGAACTCCACCGCGCCCACGCAGTTCTGACGGTCCTCGCCCGGCAAGTGCAGGCTGTTGGTGCCGCCCAGGCCGATGCCCAGGAAAATGGCGTCGTAGGCTTCCTCCAGGGCCTGCAGCTCCTGACGGGTGGTGATGGGCGAATGGTAGTGCACGCGGTAGCCAAACTGGGCCTGCAGATAGTCCATTTCGGCCAGCACCTCCTCGTTTGTGATTTTGTAGGGCGCCACGCCGTACACGGTCAGGCCCGAAGGCTGGGCTTTGGCCTCAAACACGTCTGCCTCGAAGCCGAGGGCCCGCAGCTCACAGGCGCAAGAAATGCCCGCCGGCCCGGCCCCGATGATGGCCACCTTCCGGCCGTTGGGCTTGCCTGGCTTGAAGAGATGCTGGTTGCTATCCATTACTTGGCGGGTAGCAAAGCTTTGCAGGCGTCCGATTTCGATGGGCTTCACGTCCTGCAGGTTGTACACGCACGCTCCTTCGCAGAGCACCTCCGTGGGGCATACCTTGCCGCAGGCATTGCCGAAGTAGTTGGCCTCGTAGATGGTTTTGGCCGCCCCCGTCACGTTGCCGGAATTGATCTGCCGGATAAACTGCGGAATATCAATGCCCGTGGGACAGGCCTTGATACAGGGCGCATCAAAGCAGAACAGGCACCGCGAGCTTTCGTACAGCGCCTCGGTGTTGTTCATCCGGGGTTTGAGCTGAGCGAAATTGGCGTGGAAGTCCTGCTCAGTAGCAGGAATGGGAAACTCAGCCATACAATCGAATGGTTAGAATGCACTACCTGATGATGAGTGGCCTGGCGCCTACAGCTCCACCAGCTTCTCGTAGGTTTCGGGGCGCCGGTCGCGGTAGAACTGCCAGGTGGCGCGCACCTCCTCAATTAAGTCCAGATCGAACTCGGCTACTAGCAATTCATCCTTATCCTCGGAGGCCTGCGCGAAGATCTGCCCACGGGGGTCCACGAAATATGATGTTCCGTAGAACTTGCCCAGGTTCCAGGGCTTCTCCTCGCCCACCCTATTGATGCAGCCCATGAAGTAGCCATTGGCGGCGGCGTGTGCCGGCTGCTCCAGCTTCCAGAGGTACTGGGAAAGGCCCGCCACCGTTGCCGACGGGTTATACACGATTTCGGCCCCGTTAAGTCCCAGCACCCGGGCCCCATCCGGAAAATGCCGGTCGTAGCAGATGTACACGCCCACCTTCGCGTACTTGGTCTGGAACACCGGGTAGCCCAGGTTGCCGGGCTTAAAGAAGAACTTCTCCCAGAAGCCGGAGGTGTGGGGAATGTGATTTTTGCGGTACTTGCCCAGGTAAGTGCCATCGGCGTCAATCACGGCGGCGGTGTTGTAGAGAATGCCCGCCGATTCCCGCTCGTACACCGGCACAATCATCACCATCTGGTACTTTTTGGCGTACTCGGCCATGCGCTCCGTCGTGGGCCCCGGCACCGATTCGGCCGAGGCGTACCAGGCCTTGTCCTGGCCCGGGCAGAAGTAAGGGGTGTTGAAAATCTCCTGCAGACACAAAATCTGCACGCCCTGGCGCCCCGCTTCCTCAATCAGCGGAAGGTGCTTCTGCACCATG
This genomic interval carries:
- a CDS encoding FAD-dependent oxidoreductase yields the protein MAEFPIPATEQDFHANFAQLKPRMNNTEALYESSRCLFCFDAPCIKACPTGIDIPQFIRQINSGNVTGAAKTIYEANYFGNACGKVCPTEVLCEGACVYNLQDVKPIEIGRLQSFATRQVMDSNQHLFKPGKPNGRKVAIIGAGPAGISCACELRALGFEADVFEAKAQPSGLTVYGVAPYKITNEEVLAEMDYLQAQFGYRVHYHSPITTRQELQALEEAYDAIFLGIGLGGTNSLHLPGEDRQNCVGAVEFIEQLRQHHHRVAVGRKVIVLGGGNTAMDAASESARLGAEDVLLAYRRGKDEMGAYDFEYDLANSVGVKGLFNVAPIEIVGNGRVEGVRFVRTQTLDGQVQVVAGTEFVESCDMVIKATGQAKQVSFLRHIPGLELDRNGRIVADAYSGQTTNPQYFASGDARNGGAEVVNAAAEAKVAARGIHAYLLGQ
- a CDS encoding nitrilase-related carbon-nitrogen hydrolase; the encoded protein is MPRIVKSGLIQMSLPMTEGQGSIEEIKEAMVQKHLPLIEEAGRQGVQILCLQEIFNTPYFCPGQDKAWYASAESVPGPTTERMAEYAKKYQMVMIVPVYERESAGILYNTAAVIDADGTYLGKYRKNHIPHTSGFWEKFFFKPGNLGYPVFQTKYAKVGVYICYDRHFPDGARVLGLNGAEIVYNPSATVAGLSQYLWKLEQPAHAAANGYFMGCINRVGEEKPWNLGKFYGTSYFVDPRGQIFAQASEDKDELLVAEFDLDLIEEVRATWQFYRDRRPETYEKLVEL